From a single Sporosarcina oncorhynchi genomic region:
- the def gene encoding peptide deformylase produces the protein MAILEIVKSPSTLLTQRCKEVKKFDKKLARLLDDMYETMVDADGVGLAAPQVGELLRVAIVDLGEGDDVIEMVNPVITAIGGSEIEVEGCLSFPGLYGEVERPFYVKVEAQERDGSLYELEAEDYEARAILHEIDHLDGILFDTKIKRIVDPEEFEQVDEEGETE, from the coding sequence TTGGCAATACTAGAAATCGTTAAAAGTCCATCGACACTCCTTACGCAACGCTGTAAGGAAGTCAAAAAGTTTGATAAGAAACTCGCGAGATTATTAGATGATATGTATGAAACAATGGTTGATGCGGACGGTGTCGGACTAGCCGCTCCACAAGTAGGTGAATTATTGCGTGTCGCGATTGTTGACCTTGGTGAAGGCGATGATGTCATTGAAATGGTCAATCCGGTCATCACGGCAATTGGCGGATCCGAAATTGAAGTGGAAGGGTGTTTGAGTTTTCCTGGATTATATGGAGAAGTGGAACGTCCATTCTATGTAAAAGTAGAAGCACAGGAACGCGATGGTTCATTATACGAACTTGAAGCAGAAGATTACGAAGCACGTGCAATCCTCCATGAAATTGACCATTTGGATGGGATTCTGTTCGATACTAAAATTAAAAGAATCGTTGATCCGGAAGAGTTCGAACAAGTAGATGAGGAGGGGGAAACGGAATGA
- the priA gene encoding primosomal protein N': MIAEVIVDVAAYPIDRPFDYVVPSNMQEVIECGSRVKVPFGPRKVLGYVTRLKTDSDLDEEKLKSIDELIDLEPVLSPELLKLSKIVARETLAYEIDALQVMLPAAMRGKYEKFIEVEKPYEIRDAALLSFLNGRTRLPLKQVTDSALLKIIKAYAKIGVLTIDTAISQQTKVKKVRVIHIKDASTLQTIDETIHTNAKKQKELLDWMRRHANKTVVAASVLKEAGVQAPVLKALIEKGAASEEHVETYREPDAPRLRDTQLPLTLTEEQKVALDLVNEASDKNSAKTFLLHGITGSGKTEVYLQAISHVLKQGKEAIVLVPEISLTPQMTSRFQARFGGLVAVMHSGLSAGEKYDEWRKIHRKEVKVVVGARSAIFAPFENIGIIILDEEHESTYKQEDNPRYHARDVAIWRSEHFGCPVVLGSATPSLESYARASKGVYTLLELSKRALNQGLPSVTVVDMREELKEGNRSMFSVELAEGIRTRLQRKEQIVLFLNKRGFSSFVLCRDCGTVVQCPNCDISLTYHRANETLKCHYCGHEEGVPTICPECESEHIRFFGTGTQKAEEEIAKLFPEARVLRMDVDTTRQKGSHERILRQVSEGNADILLGTQMIAKGLDFPNITLVGVLAADTTLHLADFRAAEKTFQLLTQVSGRAGRHELAGEVFIQTYTPEHYAIELAKTQHFETFYHMEMAARRQYGYPPFFYITLIQFSHEDLMKVIDYADKGATFIKGALSPDTFIIGPAAAAISRVNNRYRYQCLIKYKKEPKLIDTLQQLIKMYRTNWMKDGLLMSVDVDPSSIF, encoded by the coding sequence ATGATTGCTGAAGTCATTGTCGATGTGGCTGCTTATCCGATCGACAGGCCGTTCGATTATGTTGTGCCTTCCAATATGCAAGAGGTAATTGAATGTGGATCACGTGTGAAGGTTCCCTTCGGACCAAGAAAAGTACTCGGATATGTCACCCGATTGAAAACTGATAGCGATCTCGATGAGGAAAAATTGAAATCGATTGATGAATTAATCGATTTGGAACCTGTACTTTCACCAGAACTTCTGAAACTATCTAAAATAGTAGCAAGAGAAACACTTGCCTATGAAATTGATGCTTTGCAAGTTATGTTACCCGCAGCAATGCGTGGCAAATATGAAAAATTTATTGAAGTGGAAAAGCCCTATGAAATAAGGGATGCAGCATTGCTATCTTTTTTGAATGGGCGAACGAGGTTACCATTAAAACAAGTAACTGATTCTGCTTTATTGAAAATCATTAAAGCATACGCGAAAATTGGCGTTTTAACAATCGATACGGCAATAAGTCAACAGACAAAAGTGAAAAAAGTCCGTGTCATTCATATAAAAGATGCAAGTACACTTCAAACAATCGATGAAACAATCCATACGAATGCAAAAAAGCAGAAAGAATTGTTGGATTGGATGAGACGCCATGCAAACAAAACGGTAGTGGCTGCAAGTGTACTGAAGGAAGCTGGCGTCCAGGCACCCGTGCTAAAAGCTCTAATCGAAAAAGGGGCTGCTTCTGAGGAGCATGTTGAAACCTATCGTGAACCAGATGCTCCACGGCTACGAGATACCCAGCTGCCTTTGACGTTGACGGAAGAACAGAAAGTAGCATTGGACCTTGTCAACGAAGCATCAGACAAAAATTCGGCCAAGACATTTCTATTGCATGGTATTACAGGTAGTGGGAAAACGGAAGTCTATTTGCAGGCAATTAGCCATGTACTTAAACAAGGCAAGGAAGCGATTGTCCTCGTACCTGAAATTTCTCTTACACCGCAAATGACATCACGCTTCCAAGCAAGGTTCGGTGGACTCGTTGCTGTCATGCATAGTGGTTTATCAGCGGGAGAAAAATACGACGAATGGCGAAAAATTCACCGTAAAGAAGTAAAAGTAGTTGTAGGAGCACGTTCCGCTATTTTTGCACCATTTGAGAATATCGGCATTATCATACTAGACGAAGAACACGAATCAACCTATAAACAGGAAGATAATCCGCGATACCATGCGCGTGATGTAGCGATTTGGAGATCGGAACATTTTGGTTGTCCTGTCGTACTCGGAAGTGCAACTCCTTCATTGGAATCATATGCCCGTGCATCCAAAGGTGTATATACACTTCTTGAGTTGTCAAAGAGAGCGTTGAATCAAGGGCTTCCAAGCGTGACAGTCGTTGATATGCGGGAAGAGTTGAAGGAAGGAAACCGGTCGATGTTTTCCGTTGAATTAGCGGAAGGGATACGAACACGTCTCCAAAGGAAAGAACAAATTGTCCTATTCCTTAACAAAAGGGGTTTCTCTTCATTTGTATTGTGCAGGGATTGTGGAACAGTCGTCCAATGTCCGAACTGCGATATCTCTTTGACGTATCATCGTGCAAATGAGACGTTGAAATGCCATTATTGTGGCCATGAGGAAGGGGTTCCGACGATCTGTCCGGAGTGCGAAAGTGAGCATATCCGTTTTTTTGGTACAGGTACCCAAAAAGCCGAAGAAGAAATTGCAAAGTTATTCCCTGAAGCGCGCGTCTTACGAATGGATGTTGATACGACGAGGCAGAAAGGGTCTCATGAACGAATTCTCCGTCAAGTAAGTGAAGGTAACGCAGACATACTTTTAGGTACTCAGATGATTGCAAAAGGATTGGATTTCCCGAATATTACGTTGGTCGGCGTACTCGCGGCGGATACAACGTTGCATCTAGCGGATTTCCGTGCTGCAGAAAAGACATTCCAACTGCTGACACAAGTAAGCGGTCGTGCCGGACGTCATGAACTTGCCGGTGAAGTGTTTATACAGACCTATACGCCAGAGCATTATGCAATCGAATTGGCAAAGACGCAACACTTTGAAACGTTCTATCATATGGAGATGGCGGCGCGCAGACAATATGGCTATCCTCCTTTTTTCTATATAACACTCATTCAATTTTCACATGAAGATCTTATGAAAGTGATCGATTATGCAGATAAAGGTGCAACATTCATCAAAGGAGCTCTATCTCCAGACACATTTATTATCGGACCAGCTGCTGCGGCAATAAGCCGAGTGAACAATAGATATCGATACCAATGTTTGATAAAATACAAAAAAGAGCCGAAGCTTATCGATACGCTTCAGCAATTAATCAAAATGTACCGGACGAACTGGATGAAAGACGGGTTGCTAATGAGTGTAGATGTAGATCCGAGTTCCATTTTCTAA
- the coaBC gene encoding bifunctional phosphopantothenoylcysteine decarboxylase/phosphopantothenate--cysteine ligase CoaBC translates to MSQLLNKKILVCVTGGIAVYKAVALVSKLSQAGAEVKVIMTASAMEFVNPLTFQVMSRNDVYFDTFDEKDSRVIAHIDLADWADLVIVAPATANAIGKIANGIADDMVTSTLLATTAEVWIAPAMNVHMYENKSVIRNIAQLHEDGYRFIEPAEGFLACGYVGKGRLEEPEQIVALIQERFSKSVNLPLAGKKVVVTAGPTRERIDPVRYISNFSSGKMGYAMAEAAVKLGASTVLISGPVDLPKPSGVRLLKVESAAEMLEAVLAEYEDASIVIKSAAVADYRPKEAHAQKMKKKEGDSSISLERTTDILKTLGAQKKNQILIGFAAETNDAVAYGQSKLDSKNLDYIIVNDVTDPGGGFGSDTNVVTLLTKTGKTFPFEAMLKSQLAAALLEKIIEEERTTVHDC, encoded by the coding sequence ATGAGCCAATTGTTGAACAAAAAAATACTCGTCTGTGTTACTGGAGGCATCGCTGTCTATAAAGCTGTCGCTCTTGTAAGCAAGTTGTCTCAAGCAGGGGCTGAAGTCAAAGTGATTATGACAGCGTCTGCCATGGAATTTGTGAATCCCCTTACTTTTCAGGTCATGTCCCGAAATGATGTTTATTTTGATACGTTTGATGAAAAAGACTCTCGTGTTATCGCGCATATTGATCTTGCTGATTGGGCAGATCTAGTCATTGTAGCTCCTGCGACCGCTAATGCTATCGGAAAAATCGCGAATGGAATTGCAGATGATATGGTTACTTCGACATTGTTGGCAACGACTGCTGAAGTATGGATTGCACCGGCGATGAATGTACATATGTATGAAAATAAGTCGGTCATCAGAAACATAGCCCAACTTCATGAAGATGGGTACAGGTTCATTGAGCCTGCTGAAGGTTTTTTAGCTTGTGGCTATGTAGGTAAAGGAAGATTGGAAGAACCTGAACAGATTGTTGCATTGATACAAGAACGATTTTCAAAATCAGTAAACTTACCACTAGCAGGTAAGAAAGTGGTCGTCACTGCTGGACCGACTCGTGAAAGAATTGACCCTGTTAGATATATTTCGAATTTCTCGAGCGGGAAGATGGGGTATGCGATGGCGGAAGCCGCTGTGAAATTGGGCGCATCAACGGTTTTGATATCCGGACCGGTAGATTTACCGAAACCTAGCGGTGTTCGTCTCTTGAAAGTCGAAAGTGCTGCCGAAATGCTGGAAGCAGTATTAGCCGAGTATGAAGATGCTTCAATCGTCATAAAGTCGGCTGCAGTGGCAGATTACAGGCCGAAAGAAGCGCATGCTCAGAAGATGAAGAAAAAAGAGGGAGATTCCTCAATTAGTCTTGAACGGACGACGGATATATTAAAAACGCTCGGAGCACAGAAGAAGAACCAAATTCTTATAGGCTTTGCAGCTGAAACGAACGACGCCGTTGCATATGGTCAGTCAAAGCTTGACAGTAAAAACTTGGATTACATTATCGTCAATGATGTCACTGATCCTGGTGGCGGTTTCGGTAGCGATACAAATGTTGTCACACTACTGACGAAAACAGGGAAAACGTTTCCGTTTGAAGCTATGTTGAAGAGCCAGCTTGCAGCCGCACTTCTTGAAAAAATAATCGAAGAGGAAAGGACAACCGTCCATGATTGCTGA
- the rpoZ gene encoding DNA-directed RNA polymerase subunit omega: MLYPSVDSLKSKIDSKYTLVTLAAKRAREMQESRNPLLQKYTSHKNVGKALEEIATGALSKQEQDASIIYEDEV, translated from the coding sequence ATGTTATATCCATCAGTTGATTCATTGAAAAGCAAGATTGATTCCAAATATACACTTGTTACACTTGCCGCTAAACGCGCGCGTGAAATGCAGGAAAGCCGTAATCCGTTGTTGCAGAAGTACACGTCTCACAAAAATGTTGGCAAAGCACTGGAAGAAATCGCCACAGGCGCATTATCTAAACAGGAACAAGATGCTTCCATCATTTATGAAGACGAAGTCTGA
- the gmk gene encoding guanylate kinase, with protein MYKQRGLLIVLSGPSGVGKGTVRKELFQQPDTNYEYSISMTTRSPREGEQDGVDYFFKSRQEFERRISEGGLLEYAEYVGNYYGTPLDYVNATLDAGRDVFLEIEVVGAAQVREKVPDGLFIFLAPPSLSELQVRLVGRGTEEADVIASRVLKARDELEMMNLYDYVVENDEVSKACDRINAIVTAEHCRRERVEKRYLQMLEGE; from the coding sequence ATGTACAAACAACGAGGATTGCTGATTGTCCTATCCGGTCCTTCCGGGGTCGGAAAAGGTACAGTCAGAAAAGAACTTTTTCAACAACCTGATACGAACTATGAATATTCGATTTCGATGACGACTAGAAGTCCGCGTGAAGGCGAACAAGACGGAGTCGATTACTTCTTTAAATCCAGACAGGAATTCGAACGCCGAATTAGCGAAGGCGGCCTTCTTGAGTATGCCGAGTATGTTGGCAACTACTACGGGACGCCGCTTGATTATGTGAATGCTACATTAGATGCCGGCCGAGACGTTTTTCTTGAAATTGAAGTTGTCGGAGCCGCACAGGTCCGGGAGAAAGTGCCGGATGGTCTCTTTATTTTCCTTGCTCCTCCAAGCTTATCCGAGCTTCAAGTAAGGCTTGTCGGAAGAGGGACTGAAGAAGCCGATGTTATTGCGAGCCGTGTATTAAAGGCGCGTGATGAGCTTGAAATGATGAATCTTTATGATTATGTTGTTGAAAACGATGAAGTGTCAAAGGCATGCGATCGCATCAATGCAATTGTCACTGCTGAGCATTGCCGTCGTGAACGTGTTGAAAAACGCTACTTACAGATGTTGGAGGGAGAATGA
- a CDS encoding Rqc2 family fibronectin-binding protein — MAFDGLFTAAMTDELQILKDGRISKIHQPNTQEVILMIRAGRSNHKLLISTHPSYSRVQLTEETQTNPPEPPMFCMVLRKHLEGGTIESIRQEGNDRIIILNIRAKNEIGDDINRTLIIEIMGRHSNMILIDPDRNMIIDSLKHLPPSVNSYRTVMPGQPYIPAPPQNKLNPFEVDEKIYSEIFSAIEGAKDVVDAFSGFSPIHAEEILHRLNGISHDQSFNVFQAFLSSFLGDKKTPTIAENGNKSLFSATALTFADKTIATFNTLGEMLDKVYFARAERERVKSQAADLERWLDNEVAKLKLKMNKLAKEQKAAEKLDTFQLYGELLTANSYAIQKGDNEAVVDNYYEEGTTVTIPLDPRKTPIENAQRFYSRYTKAKNALIMIAKQLQKAQEDIDYFEMIKQQVMQASPNDIDEIREELSDLGLMKARRGKKKPKPKKPAPESYISSSGIPISVGKNNKQNDYLTFKVAARDQIWLHTKDIPGSHVVIHDANPDEKTIEEAAVLSAYFSKARGSSSVPVDFTEVKHVKKPNGSKPGFVIYFEQKTIHVTPEEDIVRKLKK, encoded by the coding sequence ATGGCATTTGATGGTTTATTCACAGCTGCAATGACAGACGAATTGCAGATTTTAAAAGATGGACGGATCTCCAAAATTCACCAACCAAACACACAAGAAGTCATTCTAATGATAAGAGCAGGAAGAAGCAATCATAAATTGCTTATTTCCACACATCCTTCTTATTCGCGTGTACAACTGACAGAAGAAACACAAACGAATCCACCTGAACCGCCGATGTTTTGTATGGTACTTAGAAAGCATCTTGAAGGGGGCACCATTGAATCGATCCGTCAGGAAGGTAACGATCGGATTATCATTTTGAATATCCGTGCAAAAAACGAGATTGGTGATGACATCAATCGCACACTGATCATCGAGATTATGGGTAGACATAGCAATATGATACTTATCGATCCTGATCGGAATATGATTATCGACAGTCTGAAACATCTGCCTCCTTCTGTTAATAGTTACAGAACTGTTATGCCTGGCCAACCCTATATACCTGCACCGCCGCAAAACAAGCTGAACCCATTTGAGGTGGATGAAAAAATATATTCTGAAATATTCTCTGCAATCGAAGGAGCTAAGGATGTCGTAGACGCTTTCTCAGGTTTTTCCCCAATCCATGCCGAAGAGATTTTGCATCGGCTGAATGGTATCTCACACGACCAGTCATTCAATGTATTCCAAGCATTCCTTTCATCCTTTTTGGGCGATAAGAAAACCCCTACTATTGCAGAAAACGGCAATAAATCACTATTCTCCGCTACAGCATTGACGTTTGCAGATAAGACGATTGCCACGTTCAATACGCTTGGTGAAATGCTAGACAAAGTCTATTTTGCTAGAGCTGAAAGAGAGCGTGTAAAATCCCAGGCGGCAGATCTTGAACGTTGGCTTGATAATGAAGTTGCCAAGTTGAAACTTAAGATGAATAAATTAGCAAAAGAACAGAAAGCTGCCGAGAAACTGGATACGTTCCAGTTATACGGAGAACTCCTTACTGCAAACAGCTACGCGATACAAAAAGGTGATAATGAAGCGGTTGTCGACAATTATTACGAGGAAGGCACTACCGTAACTATTCCGTTAGATCCTAGGAAGACACCAATTGAAAATGCTCAACGGTTTTATTCCCGTTATACGAAAGCAAAAAATGCATTAATCATGATTGCAAAGCAACTGCAGAAAGCGCAGGAAGATATCGATTACTTTGAAATGATTAAACAGCAGGTCATGCAAGCTTCTCCAAATGACATCGATGAAATACGGGAAGAATTATCCGATCTCGGTTTGATGAAAGCAAGACGCGGAAAAAAGAAACCGAAACCGAAAAAGCCTGCACCTGAAAGTTATATTTCTTCTTCCGGCATTCCTATTTCTGTCGGCAAAAACAATAAGCAAAATGATTATTTAACATTCAAAGTGGCAGCTAGAGATCAAATCTGGTTGCATACAAAAGATATTCCTGGATCACATGTTGTCATACATGATGCAAATCCGGATGAGAAGACAATCGAGGAAGCGGCAGTTCTATCCGCTTACTTCAGTAAAGCGAGAGGTTCATCGTCCGTACCTGTCGATTTTACGGAAGTGAAACACGTGAAAAAGCCGAATGGATCAAAACCCGGTTTTGTCATCTATTTCGAGCAGAAGACTATTCATGTCACTCCCGAAGAAGATATTGTGAGAAAACTGAAGAAGTGA
- the pyrE gene encoding orotate phosphoribosyltransferase, which yields MDKKEIAKILLHVGAVELSPEDPFTWASGIQSPIYCDNRLTMSDPIGRKKIAEGLAGLIKEYYAETTLIAGTATAGIPHAAWIADILGLPMVYIRSTAKGHGRSRQIEGKVTSLDKAIIIEDLISTGGSSLNAVKALRSENVEVTGVVSIFTYELESADKAFEEAGLSYKSLTDFNALTEAAKDSGAITDVSIRELLEWHGKLKAGLLK from the coding sequence ATGGATAAAAAAGAAATTGCAAAAATCCTATTACATGTAGGCGCTGTGGAACTAAGTCCTGAAGATCCCTTCACTTGGGCATCAGGTATTCAGTCTCCAATCTATTGTGACAACCGATTGACGATGTCTGATCCTATTGGCCGAAAGAAAATTGCTGAAGGCCTTGCGGGTCTTATCAAAGAGTATTATGCTGAAACGACATTGATTGCTGGGACAGCAACTGCCGGCATCCCACACGCTGCTTGGATTGCAGACATTCTGGGCTTGCCGATGGTCTATATCCGTTCAACAGCAAAAGGGCATGGAAGGAGTCGTCAAATCGAAGGGAAAGTAACTTCGTTAGATAAGGCGATCATTATCGAAGACTTGATTTCTACAGGTGGCAGCAGCCTGAATGCAGTAAAAGCACTACGATCAGAAAATGTTGAAGTAACGGGTGTCGTTTCTATATTTACATATGAACTTGAAAGTGCAGATAAGGCATTTGAAGAGGCGGGATTGAGCTATAAGAGTTTGACAGACTTCAATGCATTAACAGAAGCAGCTAAAGATAGCGGTGCAATTACTGATGTATCTATCCGTGAACTTCTTGAATGGCACGGAAAATTAAAAGCGGGTTTATTGAAATAA
- the pyrF gene encoding orotidine-5'-phosphate decarboxylase: MRISPIIALDFDSGQKTMEFLRAFDGDVNVKVGMQLYFKEGPTIIAKLKELGFDIFLDLKLHDIPNTVKSAMEVLARLGVDLVNVHAAGGRIMMEAALEGLDKGTPAGMKRPSIIGVTQLTSTDDRQVREEQLIGVSLEKSVLHYAKLTKEAGLDGVVCSVHEASIIQQVCGQSFLKVTPGIRLPESSTHDQKRIATPEEARKKGSTHIVVGRAITGATDPLAAYEQINARWKGME; encoded by the coding sequence ATGAGAATCTCTCCAATCATTGCGCTAGATTTTGATTCAGGCCAAAAGACAATGGAGTTCCTCCGTGCGTTCGATGGGGATGTCAATGTAAAAGTCGGGATGCAACTATATTTCAAAGAAGGTCCGACGATTATTGCCAAGCTGAAAGAACTCGGATTTGACATCTTTTTGGATTTGAAGCTCCACGATATTCCAAATACTGTGAAGTCTGCTATGGAAGTATTGGCTCGTCTAGGTGTCGATCTAGTGAATGTCCATGCAGCTGGTGGGAGGATAATGATGGAGGCGGCGCTCGAAGGATTGGATAAAGGGACGCCAGCTGGTATGAAGCGACCCTCCATCATTGGGGTGACGCAGCTAACGTCTACTGATGATCGCCAAGTTCGGGAAGAACAATTGATTGGAGTTTCTTTGGAGAAATCCGTACTTCACTATGCGAAATTGACAAAAGAAGCTGGTTTAGACGGTGTTGTTTGCTCGGTCCATGAAGCTTCGATAATCCAGCAAGTTTGTGGACAATCATTTCTTAAAGTGACTCCGGGTATTCGTTTGCCTGAAAGCAGTACACATGACCAAAAGAGAATTGCTACTCCTGAAGAAGCGAGAAAAAAAGGTTCAACACACATTGTCGTTGGTAGAGCGATTACAGGTGCAACAGATCCGCTAGCTGCGTACGAACAGATTAACGCTCGTTGGAAAGGGATGGAATAA
- a CDS encoding dihydroorotate dehydrogenase — MNRLSVELPGLQLKNPIMPASGCFGFGKEYGNLYNLSQLGAIMIKATTLETRFGNPTPRVAETAAGMLNAIGLQNPGLQGVMENELPWLEQFDVPIIANVAGTETADYVEVAQKISSAPNVKALELNISCPNVKCGGITFGTDPQQAHDLTAAVKKVSEVPVYVKLSPNVTDIKEIARAVEAAGADGITMINTLVGMRLDQKTGRPIIANVTGGLSGPAIKPVALRMVYEVSQIVNIPIIGMGGVANVDDVIDFMSAGASAVAVGTANFVDPFVCPNIINELPAKLDELNVNHISELIGRSHLL, encoded by the coding sequence ATGAACAGGTTATCAGTAGAGCTGCCAGGCTTGCAGCTGAAGAATCCAATTATGCCGGCATCAGGTTGTTTCGGTTTCGGTAAAGAATACGGTAATTTGTATAACTTGTCCCAACTAGGCGCAATTATGATCAAAGCGACAACATTGGAAACGCGCTTCGGGAATCCGACTCCGCGAGTAGCTGAGACTGCAGCAGGAATGCTGAATGCTATCGGTCTACAAAACCCAGGCTTGCAAGGCGTCATGGAAAACGAATTGCCTTGGCTAGAACAGTTCGATGTTCCGATCATTGCAAACGTGGCTGGTACTGAAACGGCAGATTACGTGGAAGTCGCACAAAAGATTTCATCTGCGCCGAATGTGAAAGCGCTGGAATTGAATATTTCCTGTCCGAACGTCAAATGTGGCGGAATCACATTCGGAACAGACCCCCAACAAGCACATGATCTGACGGCAGCGGTGAAAAAAGTGTCAGAAGTCCCTGTCTACGTAAAATTGTCTCCTAATGTCACTGATATAAAAGAAATTGCAAGGGCGGTTGAAGCAGCTGGAGCAGACGGTATTACGATGATTAATACATTGGTAGGCATGCGTCTAGATCAGAAGACAGGCAGACCGATCATTGCGAATGTAACAGGCGGTTTATCAGGTCCCGCGATCAAGCCGGTTGCACTACGGATGGTTTATGAAGTGAGTCAGATAGTCAACATCCCGATTATAGGAATGGGCGGCGTTGCAAATGTGGATGATGTGATCGATTTTATGTCTGCAGGCGCAAGTGCCGTAGCAGTAGGCACAGCCAATTTCGTGGATCCATTCGTTTGTCCAAACATCATCAACGAACTGCCTGCAAAGCTGGATGAACTAAATGTCAATCATATTTCAGAACTTATCGGAAGGAGTCACCTACTATGA
- a CDS encoding dihydroorotate dehydrogenase electron transfer subunit, giving the protein MIIQDRMTIVDQKQIAKDIFEMKLAGKLVGEITSPGQFVHIRVSDSYEPLLRRPISIASIDQDINEMTIIYRAEGRGTSLLSVKRIGDEVDVLGPLGNGFPVEETSVSETAILIGGGIGVPPLYELSKQLTAKGVTCIHVLGFQTAEVSFYEKEFNELGETYIATVDGTAGTKGFVTDVMEQFTNEFSTYYTCGPMPMLTAVQSAYEGKKGFLSFEQRMGCGIGACFACVCQTTDKSDKPYIKVCSDGPVFPAGVVSI; this is encoded by the coding sequence AGACATTTTCGAAATGAAACTAGCAGGTAAGTTGGTGGGGGAAATTACTTCCCCCGGCCAGTTTGTCCATATACGTGTATCGGATTCATATGAGCCGTTATTGAGAAGACCGATATCGATTGCATCTATCGATCAGGATATCAATGAAATGACGATCATTTACCGCGCAGAAGGAAGAGGAACTTCATTGCTGTCTGTAAAGCGAATAGGGGATGAAGTGGATGTGCTCGGTCCGTTAGGTAACGGTTTTCCGGTTGAAGAAACCTCTGTCAGTGAAACGGCGATATTAATCGGCGGCGGAATTGGTGTTCCACCCCTTTATGAATTGTCGAAACAACTAACTGCTAAAGGTGTTACTTGTATTCATGTACTAGGATTCCAGACAGCCGAAGTTTCTTTTTATGAAAAAGAATTCAATGAACTGGGTGAAACGTATATTGCGACGGTGGATGGAACTGCCGGTACTAAAGGATTTGTAACGGATGTTATGGAACAGTTTACCAATGAATTTTCAACGTATTACACGTGTGGTCCGATGCCGATGCTGACTGCTGTTCAATCTGCATATGAAGGCAAAAAAGGATTTCTTTCTTTTGAACAGCGAATGGGCTGTGGGATCGGAGCTTGTTTCGCATGTGTCTGCCAAACAACGGATAAATCGGATAAACCGTACATCAAAGTATGTTCAGATGGACCGGTATTTCCTGCAGGGGTGGTGTCGATATGA